One genomic region from Natrarchaeobius halalkaliphilus encodes:
- the glpA gene encoding anaerobic glycerol-3-phosphate dehydrogenase subunit GlpA yields the protein MATDTDVLVLGGGSTGCGIARDLAMRGLEVTLVERGNLTDGTTGRMHGLLHSGGRYAVSDRASATECIEENEILREIAGHCVEMTGGLFVQRPEDSDEYFREKLEGCRACDIPARVLSGREAREREPYLASDIERAISVPDGAVDPFRLCVANAIDAENHGARIETHAEVIDLLREGEDVYGVRVRHDSGPGKRVHQSPGSTEAITAEYVVNATGAWAGQIGAMADLDVAVRPSKGVMTIMNVRQVDTVINRCRPKGDADIIVPHETTAILGTTDEEVTDPDDYPEAEWEVDMMIDTLSDLVPILEDARTIRSFWGVRPLYEPPETGTRDPTDITRDFFLIDHEDRDGVTGVSSIVGGKFTTYRAMAEEISDHVCEKLGVTAHCSTADRPLPGSENIAALEEGMDRFGLRSPVARRSTKRLGSRSREVLETDDPNPVICACEGVTRAEVRDAVSQSGSDLNAVRIRTRASMGNCQGGFCCVGMANELHPDHDEATARAALDELFQERWKGQRHALWGEQLSQAMLNYALHATTMNRDYDPARSEADRDVRPGAIGSGSTAADLEYDAFDQGDR from the coding sequence ATGGCAACCGACACGGACGTCCTCGTCCTCGGCGGCGGCTCCACCGGCTGCGGTATCGCCCGTGATCTGGCGATGCGCGGCCTCGAGGTAACCCTCGTCGAGCGGGGCAATCTAACTGATGGAACTACTGGCCGAATGCACGGCCTCTTGCACAGCGGGGGACGATATGCGGTATCCGATCGGGCGAGTGCAACCGAGTGTATCGAGGAGAACGAGATCCTCCGGGAGATCGCCGGTCACTGCGTCGAGATGACCGGGGGGCTGTTCGTCCAGCGACCCGAGGACAGCGACGAGTACTTCCGGGAGAAACTCGAGGGGTGTCGCGCGTGTGACATCCCGGCTCGCGTTCTCTCCGGACGGGAGGCGCGGGAACGCGAGCCGTATCTCGCCAGCGACATCGAGCGCGCAATCTCCGTTCCCGACGGCGCTGTCGATCCGTTCCGACTCTGCGTCGCGAACGCGATCGACGCCGAGAACCACGGCGCACGAATCGAGACGCACGCCGAGGTGATCGACCTGTTGCGCGAGGGCGAGGACGTCTACGGTGTCCGGGTTCGACACGACTCCGGGCCCGGAAAACGCGTCCATCAATCGCCCGGCAGTACCGAAGCGATCACCGCCGAGTACGTCGTCAACGCGACGGGGGCCTGGGCCGGCCAGATCGGAGCGATGGCCGACCTCGACGTCGCAGTTCGCCCGTCGAAGGGAGTTATGACGATCATGAACGTCCGGCAGGTCGACACCGTCATCAATCGCTGTCGGCCGAAGGGCGACGCCGACATCATCGTCCCGCACGAAACGACGGCGATCCTCGGTACCACCGACGAGGAGGTCACCGACCCGGACGACTACCCGGAAGCCGAGTGGGAGGTCGATATGATGATCGATACCCTCTCCGATCTCGTTCCGATTCTCGAGGACGCACGCACGATTCGGTCGTTCTGGGGCGTCAGGCCGCTGTATGAACCCCCCGAAACGGGCACTCGGGATCCGACGGACATCACGCGGGATTTCTTCTTGATCGATCACGAAGACCGCGACGGCGTCACCGGCGTGAGCAGTATCGTCGGCGGCAAGTTCACCACGTATCGCGCGATGGCCGAGGAGATTTCGGATCACGTCTGTGAGAAACTCGGTGTGACCGCTCACTGTTCGACCGCCGATCGACCGCTGCCGGGGAGCGAGAACATCGCCGCGCTCGAGGAGGGAATGGACCGGTTCGGTCTTCGCTCCCCGGTCGCCCGTCGCAGCACGAAGCGACTGGGGAGTCGCTCTCGAGAGGTCCTCGAGACCGACGATCCGAATCCCGTTATCTGTGCGTGTGAAGGGGTCACCCGCGCGGAGGTTCGCGACGCCGTCTCGCAGTCCGGCTCGGACCTGAACGCGGTCCGAATCCGAACGCGCGCGTCGATGGGCAACTGCCAGGGCGGCTTTTGTTGCGTCGGGATGGCGAACGAACTCCACCCCGACCACGACGAAGCGACGGCTCGAGCGGCGCTCGACGAACTGTTTCAGGAGCGCTGGAAGGGGCAACGACACGCCCTCTGGGGGGAGCAACTCTCGCAAGCGATGCTCAACTACGCGTTGCACGCGACGACGATGAACCGGGATTACGATCCCGCGAGGTCGGAAGCCGATCGGGACGTCCGTCCCGGAGCGATCGGGTCGGGATCGACCGCAGCCGACCTCGAGTACGACGCATTCGACCAGGGGGATCGATAG
- the glpK gene encoding glycerol kinase GlpK, which translates to MTDRTYVGAVDQGTTGTRFIVFDHGGRVVSNAYEKHEQYYPEPGWVEHDPIEIWENTKTAITRALGQASIGPEQLEAIGVTNQRETTVLWDAESGTPVYNAIVWQDRRTTDRIEQLERNGAIETIREKTGLEPDAYFSATKAEWLLEEADPIKMERARPADVRDRAERGEIRFGTIDSWLIDNLTGEHVTEVTNASRTMLYNIHDLEWDDDLLETFSVPRAMLPEVRPSSDDETYGTTDPDGFLGAEVPIAGALGDQQAALFGQTCFDAGDAKNTYGTGSFFLMNTGDEAVTSDHGLLTTIGFQRSGEDVQYALEGSIFVTGAAIEWLEDVSLIESPAQTAELARSVESTDGVYVVPAFTGLGAPHWDQRARGTIVGMTRGTRREHIVRATLESIAFQTRDVAEAMEGDSGIEMTALRVDGGAVKNNFLCQLQSDIIGTRIVRPVVDETTALGSAYAAGLAVGYWDDLEELRSNWRVDREFDPELDAVAADERHERWTDAVDRSRDWARDER; encoded by the coding sequence ATGACGGACCGGACGTACGTCGGTGCCGTCGACCAGGGGACGACCGGCACCCGGTTCATCGTGTTCGACCACGGCGGCCGGGTCGTTTCCAACGCCTACGAGAAACACGAGCAGTACTATCCGGAACCCGGCTGGGTCGAACACGATCCCATCGAGATCTGGGAGAACACGAAAACGGCAATCACTCGAGCGCTCGGTCAGGCGAGCATCGGTCCCGAACAGCTCGAGGCGATCGGCGTGACGAACCAGCGCGAGACGACGGTGCTGTGGGACGCGGAGTCCGGAACGCCAGTCTACAACGCGATCGTCTGGCAGGACCGACGAACGACCGATCGGATCGAACAGCTCGAGCGAAACGGTGCGATCGAAACCATTCGCGAAAAGACCGGCCTCGAGCCCGACGCGTACTTCTCCGCGACCAAAGCGGAGTGGTTGCTCGAAGAGGCCGATCCGATCAAGATGGAGCGCGCTCGTCCCGCAGACGTCCGCGACCGTGCCGAACGTGGCGAGATTCGGTTCGGAACGATCGACAGCTGGCTCATCGATAACCTCACCGGCGAGCACGTCACCGAAGTCACGAACGCCTCGCGGACGATGCTCTACAACATCCACGACCTCGAGTGGGACGACGACCTCCTCGAGACGTTCTCGGTCCCACGGGCAATGCTGCCCGAAGTCCGCCCCTCGAGCGACGACGAGACCTACGGAACGACCGATCCCGACGGATTTCTCGGTGCCGAGGTCCCCATCGCGGGAGCTCTCGGTGACCAGCAGGCCGCACTCTTCGGCCAGACCTGTTTCGACGCCGGCGACGCCAAGAACACCTACGGAACCGGATCGTTCTTCCTGATGAACACCGGCGACGAGGCGGTCACGTCGGATCACGGCCTGCTCACCACGATCGGCTTCCAGCGGTCGGGTGAAGACGTTCAGTACGCCCTCGAGGGGTCGATTTTCGTCACCGGAGCCGCCATCGAATGGCTCGAGGACGTCTCACTGATCGAAAGCCCAGCGCAGACGGCCGAGCTCGCCAGAAGCGTCGAGTCGACCGACGGCGTCTACGTCGTTCCCGCGTTCACCGGACTCGGCGCACCCCACTGGGATCAGCGCGCACGCGGCACGATCGTCGGCATGACGCGTGGCACTCGTCGAGAGCACATCGTCCGGGCGACGCTCGAGTCGATCGCGTTCCAGACAAGAGACGTCGCGGAGGCCATGGAGGGCGACTCGGGAATCGAGATGACCGCTCTGAGAGTCGACGGCGGTGCCGTCAAGAACAACTTCCTCTGTCAGCTCCAGTCCGATATTATCGGCACGCGGATCGTCCGACCGGTCGTCGACGAAACGACCGCACTGGGATCGGCCTACGCCGCCGGCCTCGCCGTCGGCTACTGGGACGACCTCGAGGAACTACGAAGCAACTGGCGTGTCGACCGCGAGTTCGATCCGGAACTGGATGCTGTCGCCGCCGACGAGCGTCACGAGCGCTGGACGGACGCCGTCGACCGATCGCGCGACTGGGCTCGAGACGAGCGCTGA
- the katG gene encoding catalase/peroxidase HPI, producing the protein MPGSDQDWWPNQLNLKVLDQNARPVDPMGEEFDYAEEFEQLDLEEVKADIAEVLTTSQEWWPADYGHYGPLIIRMAWHSAGTYRTSDGRGGASGGRQRFAPLNSWPDNINLDKARRVLWPVKQKYGRKLSWSDLLVLSGNVALESMGFETYGFAGGREDDFEPDEAVDWGPEEEWLGSDRHDEEGDLEGDLAADHMGLIYVNPEGPDGNPDPEEAADYIRQTFSRMAMNDEETVALIAGGHEFGKVHGAAPDDNLGPDPEGAPIEQQGLGWENEYGSGKGNDTITSGLEGPWTESPIEWNHDFLDNLFTYEWELDESPAGASQWSPTNEEAQEAAPDPHGPDGGQTPMMLTTDLSLKKDPDYREISKRFHENPEELEEAFAKAWYKLIHRDLGPSERFLGPEVPDEEFLWQDPVPDVDHDLIGEEAIADLKRTILESELSVSQLVKTAWASASTYRDSDKRGGANGARIRLEPQKSWEVNEPDELATVLSTLEAIRAEFNGSRSDGTRVSLADLIVLGGCAAVEKAASDAGYDVDVPFEPGRTDAEQDQTDVESFEWLEPDADGFRNYLTDGDEQDRSAEELLVDKADLLTLSTDEMTALVGGMRALNANYQNSDHGVFTDEPETLTNDFFEVLLDMGYEWEAIDEDETVFELRDHDTGEVEWTGTRVDLLFGSNARLRAIAEVYGATDGEEQFVRDFVDAWSKVMTLDRFDIE; encoded by the coding sequence ATGCCTGGCTCCGACCAAGACTGGTGGCCGAATCAGTTGAACCTGAAGGTCCTCGATCAGAACGCTCGCCCGGTCGATCCGATGGGCGAGGAGTTCGACTACGCCGAGGAGTTCGAACAGCTCGATCTCGAGGAAGTAAAAGCGGACATCGCAGAGGTGTTGACGACGTCGCAGGAGTGGTGGCCGGCTGACTACGGCCACTACGGGCCGCTCATTATTCGGATGGCGTGGCACAGCGCGGGCACCTACCGAACCAGCGACGGCCGCGGCGGCGCGTCCGGCGGTAGACAGCGTTTTGCCCCCCTCAACAGCTGGCCGGACAACATCAACCTGGACAAGGCACGCCGAGTGCTCTGGCCGGTCAAGCAGAAGTACGGCCGCAAACTCTCGTGGTCCGACCTGCTGGTCCTGTCCGGGAACGTCGCCCTGGAGTCGATGGGCTTCGAGACGTACGGCTTCGCCGGCGGGCGCGAGGACGATTTCGAACCCGACGAAGCCGTCGACTGGGGTCCCGAGGAGGAGTGGCTCGGATCCGACCGCCACGACGAGGAGGGCGACCTCGAGGGGGACCTCGCAGCCGACCACATGGGCCTCATCTACGTGAATCCGGAGGGGCCGGACGGAAACCCGGATCCGGAGGAGGCGGCGGACTACATCCGACAGACGTTCAGTCGCATGGCGATGAACGACGAGGAAACGGTCGCGCTCATCGCCGGCGGGCACGAGTTCGGGAAGGTCCACGGTGCTGCTCCCGACGATAATCTCGGTCCGGATCCGGAAGGCGCTCCTATCGAGCAGCAGGGCCTCGGCTGGGAGAACGAGTACGGCTCCGGCAAGGGTAACGACACGATCACCAGCGGTCTCGAGGGGCCGTGGACCGAGTCACCGATCGAGTGGAACCACGACTTCCTCGACAACCTGTTCACCTACGAGTGGGAACTTGACGAGAGTCCCGCCGGTGCGTCTCAGTGGTCGCCAACGAACGAGGAAGCGCAGGAAGCCGCGCCGGACCCACACGGTCCGGACGGCGGCCAGACGCCGATGATGCTCACGACGGATCTCTCTCTGAAGAAGGATCCGGACTATCGTGAAATCTCGAAGCGCTTCCACGAGAACCCGGAGGAACTCGAAGAGGCCTTCGCGAAGGCCTGGTACAAGCTGATTCACCGCGATCTGGGTCCGTCGGAGCGGTTCCTCGGTCCCGAGGTCCCCGACGAGGAGTTCCTGTGGCAGGATCCCGTCCCCGACGTCGATCACGACCTGATCGGGGAGGAAGCGATCGCCGACCTCAAACGGACGATCCTCGAGTCTGAGCTGTCCGTCTCCCAGCTGGTCAAAACCGCCTGGGCGTCGGCATCGACCTACCGCGACAGCGACAAACGCGGTGGTGCGAACGGCGCTCGCATCCGTCTCGAGCCCCAGAAGAGCTGGGAGGTGAACGAGCCGGACGAGCTGGCGACGGTGCTTTCGACTTTAGAAGCGATCCGAGCGGAGTTCAACGGCTCGCGATCCGATGGGACGAGAGTCTCGCTCGCAGATCTGATCGTGCTGGGCGGCTGTGCAGCCGTCGAGAAGGCTGCGTCGGACGCCGGATACGACGTTGACGTTCCGTTCGAGCCGGGTCGGACCGACGCGGAGCAAGACCAGACCGACGTCGAGTCCTTCGAGTGGCTCGAGCCGGACGCCGACGGGTTCCGCAACTACCTCACCGACGGTGACGAGCAGGATCGATCGGCGGAGGAGCTGCTGGTGGACAAAGCGGATCTCCTGACGCTATCGACCGACGAGATGACGGCGCTCGTCGGTGGCATGCGCGCGCTGAACGCGAACTACCAGAACTCGGACCACGGCGTCTTCACGGACGAGCCGGAGACGTTGACCAACGACTTCTTCGAGGTCCTGCTCGACATGGGGTACGAGTGGGAAGCGATCGACGAGGACGAAACGGTCTTCGAGTTGCGCGACCATGACACGGGCGAGGTCGAATGGACGGGAACTCGCGTGGACCTCCTCTTCGGCTCGAACGCTCGACTTCGGGCCATCGCGGAAGTCTACGGAGCCACGGACGGCGAGGAGCAATTCGTACGCGACTTCGTCGATGCCTGGAGCAAAGTGATGACGCTCGATCGCTTCGATATCGAGTGA